In the Nerophis ophidion isolate RoL-2023_Sa linkage group LG01, RoL_Noph_v1.0, whole genome shotgun sequence genome, one interval contains:
- the wdr31 gene encoding WD repeat-containing protein 31 isoform X1, which yields MCVQNACGHPFHHAISVFIYTATVSEADMGKLQSKFRKRSELYRPSLEEKVETASDSQVVQYEPAHRGSINTVTTMGPDLCVSGGTDQVVVVYDWKQGRACQSFQGHNREVTKLACYPGSTWIFSGSRDKTVLMWDLSLGDEPIQEFSGHELVVNGLAVSPDGRKLCTGSRDNWMCLWDIESAKCEQRLNISRNLVTHVCWVPGSASVVQTSEDKTLRVWDSRSWKVTNTFPAKQYIQTHCDVSPGGYYLVSSSNGFGGQGCEATLWDLRQPGCKVVEYRGHLQTTACCVFLPTPPGGTDLVATSSHDSSIKIWDQRSAVCLGTLSLDGAGPLVSLAPSDSSNVLCASFNSGLHHMQVIQGSSQGPSSGADEASGLDIRLVSRF from the exons ATGTGTGTTCAGAACGCTTGTGGTCACCCCTTCCATCACGCCATTTCTGTGTTTATCTACACCGCTACAGTGTCCGAGGCAGACATGGGCAAGCTACAGAGCAAATTCCGCAAGAGATCCGAGTTGTACAG GCCATCTCTGGAGGAAAAGGTAGAAACGGCATCCGATTCCCAGGTGGTGCAGTATGAGCCGGCCCATCGCGGCTCCATCAACACAGTCACCACCATGGGCCCAGACCTGTGTGTTTCTGGGGGTACCGACCAG GTGGTGGTTGTCTACGACTGGAAACAAGGCCGTGCGTGTCAGTCCTTCCAGGGCCACAACAGAGAGGTTACCAAG TTGGCGTGTTATCCGGGCAGTACGTGGATCTTTAGCGGCTCACGGGACAAGACTGTCCTTATGTGGGACCTGAGCCTGGGGGACGAGCCTATTCAGGAATTCAGTGGACATGAGTTGGTGGTCAACGGACTGGCTGTCAGCCCTG ACGGACGAAAACTGTGCACAGGCTCCAGAGACAACTGGATGTGTTTGTGGGACATCGAATCTGCCAAATGCGAGCAGAGACTCAACATCTCCAGAAACCTG GTGACTCATGTGTGCTGGGTGCCAGGGAGCGCCTCAGTGGTCCAGACCTCGGAGGACAAGACCTTacg GGTGTGGGACAGCCGCTCGTGGAAGGTGACCAACACGTTCCCGGCCAAGCAGTACATCCAGACGCACTGTGACGTTTCTCCCGGCGGATACTACCTGGTGTCCAGCAGCAACGGCTTTGGGGGCCAAGGCTGTGAAGCCACG CTGTGGGACCTTCGTCAGCCGGGTTGCAAGGTGGTGGAGTACCGAGGCCACCTGCAGACCACTGCGTGCTGCGTCTTCCTGCCCACGCCTCCCGGGGGCACTGATCTGGTAGCGACGTCCTCCCACGACAGCTCCATCAAAATCTGGGACCAGAGGTCTGCAG TCTGCTTAGGGACTCTGTCGCTGGACGGCGCCGGTCCTCTGGTGTCTTTGGCACCGAGTGACTCGTCCAATGTGCTGTGCGCTAGCTTCAACAGCGGCCTCCATCACATGCAGGTCATCCAAGGATCAAGCCAGGGTCCAAGTTCCGGGGCGGATGAAGCAAGTGGCCTGGACATTAGACTGGTTTCCCGCTTCTGA
- the wdr31 gene encoding WD repeat-containing protein 31 isoform X2, whose product MCVQNACGHPFHHAISVFIYTATVSEADMGKLQSKFRKRSELYRPSLEEKVETASDSQVVQYEPAHRGSINTVTTMGPDLCVSGGTDQVVVVYDWKQGRACQSFQGHNREVTKLACYPGSTWIFSGSRDKTVLMWDLSLGDEPIQEFSGHELVVNGLAVSPDGRKLCTGSRDNWMCLWDIESAKCEQRLNISRNLVTHVCWVPGSASVVQTSEDKTLRVWDSRSWKVTNTFPAKQYIQTHCDVSPGGYYLVSSSNGFGGQGCEATLWDLRQPGCKVVEYRGHLQTTACCVFLPTPPGGTDLVATSSHDSSIKIWDQSLLRDSVAGRRRSSGVFGTE is encoded by the exons ATGTGTGTTCAGAACGCTTGTGGTCACCCCTTCCATCACGCCATTTCTGTGTTTATCTACACCGCTACAGTGTCCGAGGCAGACATGGGCAAGCTACAGAGCAAATTCCGCAAGAGATCCGAGTTGTACAG GCCATCTCTGGAGGAAAAGGTAGAAACGGCATCCGATTCCCAGGTGGTGCAGTATGAGCCGGCCCATCGCGGCTCCATCAACACAGTCACCACCATGGGCCCAGACCTGTGTGTTTCTGGGGGTACCGACCAG GTGGTGGTTGTCTACGACTGGAAACAAGGCCGTGCGTGTCAGTCCTTCCAGGGCCACAACAGAGAGGTTACCAAG TTGGCGTGTTATCCGGGCAGTACGTGGATCTTTAGCGGCTCACGGGACAAGACTGTCCTTATGTGGGACCTGAGCCTGGGGGACGAGCCTATTCAGGAATTCAGTGGACATGAGTTGGTGGTCAACGGACTGGCTGTCAGCCCTG ACGGACGAAAACTGTGCACAGGCTCCAGAGACAACTGGATGTGTTTGTGGGACATCGAATCTGCCAAATGCGAGCAGAGACTCAACATCTCCAGAAACCTG GTGACTCATGTGTGCTGGGTGCCAGGGAGCGCCTCAGTGGTCCAGACCTCGGAGGACAAGACCTTacg GGTGTGGGACAGCCGCTCGTGGAAGGTGACCAACACGTTCCCGGCCAAGCAGTACATCCAGACGCACTGTGACGTTTCTCCCGGCGGATACTACCTGGTGTCCAGCAGCAACGGCTTTGGGGGCCAAGGCTGTGAAGCCACG CTGTGGGACCTTCGTCAGCCGGGTTGCAAGGTGGTGGAGTACCGAGGCCACCTGCAGACCACTGCGTGCTGCGTCTTCCTGCCCACGCCTCCCGGGGGCACTGATCTGGTAGCGACGTCCTCCCACGACAGCTCCATCAAAATCTGGGACCAGAG TCTGCTTAGGGACTCTGTCGCTGGACGGCGCCGGTCCTCTGGTGTCTTTGGCACCGAGTGA